CCCAACGCCGATTGGTCTGTTATCTGTATAAAGTTGTCAAAAAGTTGTCAAAACCGCACGATACCCATAAAAAAAGCGCCGGATACAAAGGCATCCGGCGCCACGTTTTTGACTCGCGAACAGAGCCGCCTCTGCTTACAGTTGGGTCTTATCCTGCTTCTCGCGAACTTCACGGTACCAGCGCGGGTGATGTTTCTTCGCCCAGGAGCGAGTTACCCAGCCTTCCACCATCGCAGTAATGGTGCCTTTTACCCACAGCGCGGCGTAAATATGCACCATGATAACCACAATCAGCGCGACGGCGGCAAATGAATGCAGCATTAACGCGAAGCGGATCACCGGAATGGAGAACGCTGGCGCAAAGTACGGACGCCAGATGATCACACCGCTCACCAGCAGCAGTACCAGGAAGATAATCGCCGCCCAGAACACGCATTTCTGACCGAAGTTATACCGCCCGGTGTCGCCCACCTCTTCATTGACGACAATCTTGCGGATATTCTTCGCCCAGAAGATGTCGTCCCGGTTGATCAGGTTGTGGTGCCAGTACCGGAAGAACATGATGATGAACGAGGCAAACATGATGACGCCCACAAACG
The DNA window shown above is from Citrobacter farmeri and carries:
- the fdoI gene encoding formate dehydrogenase cytochrome b556 subunit gives rise to the protein MKKRDTIVRYTAPERINHWVTAFCFVLAAVSGLGFFFPSFNWLMQIMGTPQLARILHPFVGVIMFASFIIMFFRYWHHNLINRDDIFWAKNIRKIVVNEEVGDTGRYNFGQKCVFWAAIIFLVLLLVSGVIIWRPYFAPAFSIPVIRFALMLHSFAAVALIVVIMVHIYAALWVKGTITAMVEGWVTRSWAKKHHPRWYREVREKQDKTQL